The genomic stretch ATCAGCTGCGAGCGCGGTTTGTTTTGTTTGTTATCGGTATATGTCAGTGTAAAGTTATAGCTTCCCGCGAGTTTTTCAATCGCCTCTGGATAGGTGAGTTTTTCGTACTCCATTACAAACTTTATGCTGTCTCCGCCGGCTCCACATCCAAAGCAATGATAGATCTGTTTTGCCGGACTCACTACAAACGAAGCTGTTTTCTCATCGTGAAAAGGACACGGTGCTTTAAAGTTAGCTCCTGCTTTTTTCAACTCGACATAGCTACCGACAACATCAACAACATCAAGTCGTGCCTTTAAGGCTTCTATGGAATCTTGGGAAATCATAAAAGGATTATAGTCAAAACTGTTTTAAAATCTCATATGATTACACCCTTTTGTTTTATTTGCACAAGAAGCAAAAGTTGTTATATTTTAATTAAATATCAACATTTATTAATTTTTCTATTGCTACAATTTGTACGAACTAAATAAAAAGGGATAAAAATGAGTCAAATACCTATACAAGTGATTAGACTGGGAGTTGTTGGTGCAGTTGTCGGGGGAGTTATTGCATTTAAAACAATAGCGGCAAATGCAGCAGAGGAAAAGATCGATAAAGCGATCAGTAACCTTGGGATACCTAAAGAGAAAATCTCTTACGATGTATCTGTTGATCTGATAGGTCTTTCAACGCGTATAGAAGATATTGAGATGAAAATATCCGATAAAGAGAGTTTTAAAATTGACGAGATAGTGATCAACGACATAGATACAAAACATGAAGTGCCTGAGTACCTGGATGTTGAGATCAACGGTATGCACAACGATGCCAAAGCTCTTAAAATGGTAGACAGAAGTTTATACAGAGCACTTGATTCACTGAAAAAGGATGAGTTTATTACAAACTTTGCACTCAACTACAACTTCGATAAAGAGGCTAAAGTCTTGAGTCTTGAAAATTTATCTTTTGATATTGAAGATATGGGTGCACTGTCGTTAACAACGCAGTTTCATAATGTAAACTCCGTAACAAATGCAGCGATGGGATTTAACTATGCAAAACTTGGAAAATCATCAGTGACATACAAAGATGATTCTCTTGTAAATACTTTAGTTTCTTATAATGCTAAAAAATCAGGAAAAGATATAGAGCAGTTCAAAGAGAAAATCTTAAAGAACCTAGACAGAGATATCCAAAGAGCTGAAAAAAGGGAACAGGAACTTGAAGTAAAAATGTTAACTGCGATCGCAGAATTTGTTAAAGACCCGCAATCTATAGAGTTCTCTATGGAACCGGAACAGCCGATCAGTCTTAACAAACTCACAAAAAGATTTACAAAAGAAAATACATTAAAAACACTGAACTTTGATATAAAAGTTAACTAGCTATTTTTCTCGTGATTATGGGCTTAAAAGTAAAATACAATACAAAAGCCCATAACACAATACTAGAACCTATCTCTATAATTCCCGCTTCTTCATCAAGATGGATCATCTCTTTAATATCTACACCCTCTAAAATATAATCTAAACCGATTCCAAATACTACAGATCCTACTACTATGGTTCCAAGATAGATAGCCAGCGTTGTTTTTCCCAGCATCTCTTTTACTACGCCGATTGTCACAGTATTTGTCGCTGGACCTGCACTTAAAAATACAAATGCCGCACCCGGTGATACACCTGCTAACATAAGCCCCGCTGCGATTGGAAGCGATGCAGTTGCACAAACATACATAGGGACTGCGATTAAGATCACTATGATGTATGAGAGCCAAGAATATGTAAGTAGTATCTCACTCAGATTTTCAGGAATAGCTACCGTGATCAAAGCACCTAATAAAAGTCCTATCAATAATGGTGATGAAATATCTCCTAAAAGTGTGACAAAGGCATATCGAAACACACCTTTAAAAGAAAACTTTTTACCCTCGCTGCTGCAAGATGAAGAGGAACAGCAACTCCCGCTGCTGCAACAACTCTCACTCTCCAGAGTTTCTTGTTTTGCGATCTCTTTTTTTGTATAGAAATTTGCTATAACTCCGGCAATTATAGAGATAATAACGGATGTTATAACTCTATAGATTGTAAATGCCCAGCCAAACATTCCGTAAGTCGCAAGAATAGAATCAACTCCCGTGATCGGTGTCGAGATCAAAAATGAAAGTACTGAGCCGTTACTTGCTCCGCTTTTTTTAAGTCCTGCAGCCAAAGGGATAACACCGCATGAACATACTGGCAGCGGGATCCCAAACAATGCCGCTTTAATCACTGAAAAAAATGAGTTATTCCCCAGATGATTTTTTACTATGGTATCGGGTACCATTTCGTGTAAAATCCCTGCAAATATAAGCCCAAACAGAATGTATGGAGCCATCTCATTACTCAGATCAAATAGTGTATTAAAAAACAGTGTGAGAAACTCCATCGCGAAAAACCTTTAAAATTTTATGCTAAAATCCCATTTTATAGCAATCTACTTTGAAAACATATTAATTAAATTATGCAAATAACCAATAAAGGATCTATTTATGGATATATCGGTGTTCGATTTTTATAGCAAACTGGAGCAACCTGCCAAAGATTTTCTCAAAATGAGGCTCCATCCCGTTGAAGCACCGGCAGATACACTTCTGTTTAACCAGGGTGATATCTGTGACAGTGTTTTGTTTTTAACCTCCGGGGAGATAAAACTAACGAAACAAACAGATGAAGGAGAGGAACTGCTCTACACACTTCAACCGGGACAACAGTGTATTGTAAACACCGCTTCGACACTCTCTCAAACCCCTGCTATCGCAACTGCAACAAGTACAACAGAGATCACGGGATATATTTTAGATATGTACTCTTTGCAAGATTTGACAAAAAGAAGTGAGCCCTATATGAA from Sulfurimonas sp. hsl 1-7 encodes the following:
- a CDS encoding SO_0444 family Cu/Zn efflux transporter; amino-acid sequence: MEFLTLFFNTLFDLSNEMAPYILFGLIFAGILHEMVPDTIVKNHLGNNSFFSVIKAALFGIPLPVCSCGVIPLAAGLKKSGASNGSVLSFLISTPITGVDSILATYGMFGWAFTIYRVITSVIISIIAGVIANFYTKKEIAKQETLESESCCSSGSCCSSSSCSSEGKKFSFKGVFRYAFVTLLGDISSPLLIGLLLGALITVAIPENLSEILLTYSWLSYIIVILIAVPMYVCATASLPIAAGLMLAGVSPGAAFVFLSAGPATNTVTIGVVKEMLGKTTLAIYLGTIVVGSVVFGIGLDYILEGVDIKEMIHLDEEAGIIEIGSSIVLWAFVLYFTFKPIITRKIAS
- a CDS encoding Crp/Fnr family transcriptional regulator, with amino-acid sequence MDISVFDFYSKLEQPAKDFLKMRLHPVEAPADTLLFNQGDICDSVLFLTSGEIKLTKQTDEGEELLYTLQPGQQCIVNTASTLSQTPAIATATSTTEITGYILDMYSLQDLTKRSEPYMNYIFSIYTLDCKS